Proteins encoded in a region of the uncultured Paludibaculum sp. genome:
- a CDS encoding amidohydrolase family protein, producing the protein MNHKHLIFLLLPAGLAAQSASSTMDIREYEPKSSLVVPQHPRTRAKYPFIDVHNHQNFPMSADSYRKLVSDMDALNLQVMVNLSGRFGDRLKSAVESEKSAAPGRFMVFANLDFSNIDDPGYGKRAAAQLAQDVKNGAVGLKLFKQFGMDLKDTKGVRIHVDDPRFDDAFETCARLKIPVLIHTAEPKQFWDPIDKHNERWIEMMEMPGRRRSNGSTADWETLMAEQHNLFRRHPKTIFINAHLGWLGGDLTQLGKLMDECPNMYTEIGAVLAELGRQPRAAKAWFIKYQDRVLFGKDSWNPTEYHTYFRVLETEDEYFPYYRKRHAFWAMYGLGLPDEVLKKLYYKNALRLIPSIDPKPFPK; encoded by the coding sequence ATGAACCACAAACATCTGATCTTCCTGCTGCTGCCGGCAGGCTTGGCCGCGCAATCGGCCTCCTCCACGATGGATATCCGCGAGTACGAGCCCAAGTCGTCGCTTGTCGTTCCGCAGCACCCCAGGACGCGTGCGAAGTATCCGTTCATCGACGTTCACAATCACCAAAACTTCCCCATGTCCGCGGACAGCTACCGGAAGCTGGTGTCGGACATGGATGCCCTCAACCTGCAGGTGATGGTGAACCTCAGCGGCCGCTTTGGTGACCGTCTGAAGTCCGCCGTGGAGAGCGAAAAGTCCGCCGCGCCCGGCCGATTCATGGTCTTCGCGAATCTCGATTTTTCGAACATCGACGATCCTGGCTACGGCAAGCGGGCCGCCGCGCAACTCGCGCAGGACGTGAAGAACGGGGCCGTCGGCCTGAAGCTCTTCAAACAGTTCGGCATGGACCTGAAGGACACCAAGGGTGTGCGTATCCACGTCGACGACCCGCGTTTCGACGACGCCTTCGAGACCTGCGCGCGGCTGAAGATCCCGGTGCTCATCCACACGGCCGAACCCAAACAGTTCTGGGACCCCATCGATAAACACAACGAGCGCTGGATCGAGATGATGGAGATGCCCGGCCGCCGCCGCTCCAACGGCAGCACAGCGGATTGGGAGACGCTCATGGCCGAACAGCACAATCTGTTCCGGCGCCATCCCAAAACCATCTTTATCAACGCCCATCTGGGCTGGCTGGGCGGCGACCTTACTCAGCTCGGCAAGCTCATGGACGAGTGCCCGAACATGTACACGGAAATCGGCGCGGTTCTGGCCGAACTGGGCCGGCAGCCCCGGGCGGCGAAAGCGTGGTTCATCAAGTATCAGGACCGCGTTCTGTTCGGCAAGGACTCGTGGAACCCCACCGAATATCACACCTACTTCCGCGTGCTGGAAACAGAGGACGAGTACTTCCCTTACTACCGCAAGCGCCACGCCTTCTGGGCGATGTACGGCCTGGGCCTGCCCGACGAGGTCCTAAAGAAGCTCTATTACAAGAACGCGTTACGGCTGATTCCCAGCATCGATCCGAAGCCGTTCCCGAAGTGA
- the gspE gene encoding type II secretion system ATPase GspE, which translates to MRLGEILVGRGQLAQDELDRALEMQKERGDKLGRILVDLGYVAQRDILTALSEQLAVAVAKLDGPPLISPETERLSARFLRQSRALPLRMDGGALILAVADPLDFETLAAAKAATGLRIRPEIAIESEIIDAIDKYYGEEEKQDAAFAQDGEENAADLEHLRDMASEAPVIRLVNAMIAQAVEKRGSDIHIEPFEKEFRVRFRIDGVLQDQEAPPRELKAAVISRLKLMAKLNIAERRLPQDGRIKIKTMGREVDLRVSTLPTLYGESVVMRLLDRSAGDFYDLLNLGFDDHMLRRMEHFTAMPHGIFLVTGPTGSGKSTTLYSALKRINQSDKKIITIEDPVEYQMDGINQIHVNTQIGLTFAMGLRHIVRQDPDVIMVGEIRDRETADVAIRSALTGHFVYSTLHTNDAPSAVTRLTDMGVENYLICSSLVAVLAQRLVRVICTGCRQPAGERLTPLGDIIPTFRGGGCERCFGSGYKGRMGIFELMELNDEIRKLVMRNADAAEITQAARANGMRNLREDGWLKVAHGVTTADEVLRVTQEF; encoded by the coding sequence ATGCGGCTGGGCGAGATTCTTGTCGGGCGTGGGCAACTGGCGCAGGATGAGTTGGATCGGGCGCTCGAAATGCAGAAGGAGCGCGGCGACAAACTAGGCCGCATCCTGGTCGACCTGGGCTATGTCGCGCAACGCGATATCCTCACCGCGCTCTCTGAGCAGCTTGCGGTTGCGGTTGCGAAGCTCGACGGCCCGCCGCTGATTTCTCCGGAGACGGAGAGGCTGTCGGCGCGATTCCTACGGCAGTCGCGGGCTCTGCCCCTGCGTATGGACGGGGGCGCTCTTATCCTCGCGGTGGCTGATCCGCTGGACTTCGAGACGCTGGCCGCCGCCAAGGCCGCCACGGGCCTGCGGATTCGCCCTGAAATCGCGATTGAGTCCGAGATCATCGACGCGATCGATAAGTATTACGGGGAAGAAGAGAAACAGGACGCAGCCTTCGCCCAGGACGGCGAGGAGAACGCCGCCGACCTCGAACATCTGCGCGACATGGCCAGCGAGGCGCCGGTGATCCGCCTGGTGAACGCCATGATCGCCCAGGCGGTAGAGAAGCGTGGCAGCGACATTCACATTGAACCGTTCGAGAAAGAGTTTCGGGTTCGTTTTCGGATTGATGGCGTGCTGCAGGATCAGGAGGCCCCGCCGCGCGAATTGAAGGCTGCCGTGATCTCGCGTCTGAAGCTGATGGCCAAGCTGAACATCGCCGAGCGGCGCCTGCCGCAGGACGGCCGCATCAAGATCAAGACGATGGGACGCGAGGTAGATTTGCGTGTGTCGACTCTGCCCACGCTGTATGGCGAAAGCGTTGTCATGCGTCTGCTCGACCGTAGCGCCGGCGACTTCTACGACCTGCTGAATCTCGGCTTCGACGACCACATGTTGCGCCGCATGGAGCACTTCACCGCGATGCCGCACGGCATCTTCCTGGTGACCGGCCCTACCGGCAGCGGCAAATCCACCACGTTGTATTCGGCGCTGAAGCGCATCAACCAGTCCGACAAAAAGATCATCACCATTGAGGACCCGGTCGAGTATCAGATGGACGGGATCAACCAGATCCACGTCAATACGCAGATTGGGCTCACCTTTGCCATGGGGCTGCGGCACATCGTGCGCCAGGATCCGGACGTGATCATGGTGGGCGAAATCCGCGACCGCGAGACCGCCGACGTGGCCATCCGGTCGGCCCTGACGGGCCACTTCGTCTATTCGACGCTACACACAAACGATGCGCCCAGCGCGGTCACCCGGCTTACGGACATGGGCGTCGAGAACTACCTCATCTGCTCGTCGCTGGTGGCTGTGCTGGCCCAGCGCCTGGTGCGCGTGATTTGCACCGGCTGCCGGCAACCGGCGGGCGAACGGCTCACGCCGCTGGGCGACATCATCCCCACATTTCGCGGCGGGGGCTGCGAACGTTGTTTCGGGTCCGGCTACAAGGGGCGCATGGGTATCTTCGAATTGATGGAGCTGAACGACGAGATTCGCAAGCTGGTGATGCGCAACGCCGACGCGGCCGAGATCACCCAGGCTGCCCGTGCCAACGGAATGCGCAATCTGCGAGAGGATGGATGGCTCAAAGTGGCGCATGGCGTGACCACCGCCGATGAGGTGCTGCGTGTCACTCAGGAGTTCTAG
- a CDS encoding DinB family protein, with protein MQLTGLFLEELEREASATRRVLERVPEGRNDWKPHEKSMPLGQLATLVATMPMWIALMLNQDFLDLRPPGGPEYKTPERTTRAELLSALDDSVAQAKSALGATAEDHLLTNWQFRIAGHVVSDLPRHQMIRDAVFQHMAHHRGQLTVYLRLNEAKVPAIYGPTADEPAF; from the coding sequence ATGCAACTGACTGGATTGTTTCTGGAAGAGCTGGAGCGGGAAGCCAGCGCGACGCGACGCGTCCTGGAGCGCGTGCCCGAGGGCCGCAACGACTGGAAGCCACACGAGAAATCGATGCCGCTGGGACAACTCGCCACCCTGGTAGCGACCATGCCCATGTGGATCGCCCTGATGTTGAATCAGGACTTCCTGGACCTGCGCCCACCCGGAGGCCCCGAGTACAAGACGCCGGAACGAACCACACGCGCCGAACTGCTCTCGGCGCTGGACGATTCCGTCGCACAGGCCAAGTCGGCGTTGGGGGCAACCGCGGAGGACCACTTGCTGACGAACTGGCAGTTCCGCATCGCCGGCCACGTCGTGAGCGATCTGCCACGCCACCAGATGATCCGCGATGCCGTCTTTCAGCACATGGCCCACCACCGCGGCCAGTTGACGGTCTATCTGCGGCTGAACGAAGCCAAAGTACCTGCCATCTACGGTCCCACCGCCGACGAACCCGCCTTCTGA
- a CDS encoding lysophospholipid acyltransferase family protein: MTLSYLIAVLVRAPLIILSTIVMGSISLVVAPWDTEGRKQLAVARAWARSLLWFAGAKVRVVGAEKLAPGVSYVVCPNHVSYFDTPVLLTHVLVNFRFLAKKELFAIPFLGGHLKRAGNISVPLEDPRGALKVLSAAGKAMKERGLSMLVFPEGGRSETGDLTEFKDGAAYLAIKGGVPVVPIAIIGVGDILPIHSHHVKPGRVTLRIGDPIPTEGLTSGARTELTARIYNEILAMQRLGHA; the protein is encoded by the coding sequence ATGACGTTGAGCTACCTGATTGCGGTGCTGGTGCGGGCACCCCTGATAATCCTGTCCACCATCGTCATGGGCTCCATCAGCCTGGTCGTGGCGCCGTGGGACACCGAAGGCCGGAAGCAACTCGCCGTGGCGCGCGCCTGGGCGCGGTCACTGCTGTGGTTCGCGGGTGCGAAAGTCCGCGTGGTGGGTGCTGAGAAATTGGCGCCCGGCGTCAGCTACGTCGTCTGTCCAAACCACGTCAGCTACTTCGATACGCCCGTCCTCCTGACACACGTTCTAGTCAACTTTCGCTTCCTGGCCAAGAAGGAGCTTTTCGCGATTCCCTTCCTCGGCGGGCATCTCAAGCGGGCGGGCAATATCAGCGTGCCCTTGGAAGACCCCCGCGGAGCGCTGAAGGTCCTGAGCGCAGCCGGCAAAGCGATGAAAGAACGTGGTTTGTCGATGCTGGTGTTCCCCGAGGGCGGCCGCTCGGAGACCGGCGATCTGACGGAGTTCAAGGACGGCGCGGCCTACCTCGCCATCAAAGGCGGCGTCCCCGTGGTGCCGATTGCGATCATCGGAGTCGGAGACATCCTCCCCATCCACTCGCATCACGTCAAGCCCGGCCGGGTGACATTGCGCATCGGCGATCCCATCCCGACAGAAGGGCTCACCAGCGGCGCGCGCACGGAGCTGACGGCGAGGATTTACAATGAAATCCTCGCAATGCAGCGTCTGGGACACGCCTGA
- a CDS encoding zf-HC2 domain-containing protein — protein sequence MTCPSFDWKSYILDEITAPERRQMEQHLTGCAHCREEVDGLRLTVTALRRLPVQEIPKRISFVSDPVFEPSGWQRFWNSASRLGFASAAMLAGAILLHGYMIRPVPVTTTAGLSSAQIEEQVQVRVNAEVARLLPTAVDQRVQAQLKPAMAELSARLQEVQASSEKGRVADQRLVADAFTVLEKRYNTMFVQANRYGGD from the coding sequence ATGACTTGTCCCAGTTTTGATTGGAAGAGTTACATTCTCGACGAAATTACGGCTCCCGAACGCCGGCAGATGGAGCAGCACCTCACGGGTTGCGCCCACTGCCGTGAGGAGGTGGACGGACTGCGACTGACTGTCACCGCGCTCCGCCGCCTGCCGGTGCAGGAGATTCCCAAGCGTATTTCGTTCGTCTCGGACCCGGTCTTTGAGCCCAGCGGGTGGCAGCGGTTCTGGAATTCGGCATCGCGGTTGGGCTTCGCTTCGGCGGCGATGCTAGCCGGGGCCATCCTGCTGCATGGCTACATGATTCGTCCGGTCCCTGTCACCACAACCGCTGGCCTTTCGTCCGCCCAGATTGAGGAGCAGGTGCAGGTGCGGGTGAATGCGGAAGTGGCCCGGTTGCTGCCCACCGCGGTGGACCAGCGCGTCCAGGCCCAGTTGAAGCCGGCCATGGCTGAACTCTCGGCCCGCCTGCAGGAAGTTCAGGCGTCCAGCGAAAAGGGACGGGTTGCCGATCAGAGACTGGTGGCTGATGCCTTCACGGTTCTGGAGAAGCGTTACAACACGATGTTTGTTCAAGCCAACCGCTACGGAGGCGACTGA
- the gspG gene encoding type II secretion system major pseudopilin GspG, producing MTRRNRLQNRGRRGITLIEMLVVLTIIALFSALVVPRMLNQGDRARVTAAHAQVSSFMTALGAYKLDTGNYPTTEMGLQALRVRPQNVNQWQGPYLPQDIPLDPWKNAYIYKFPGEHEPSEPEIISLGADGQPGGDGIAADIVSWKAQ from the coding sequence ATGACCCGTAGAAACAGACTTCAAAACCGAGGCCGGCGCGGCATCACGCTCATCGAGATGCTGGTCGTGCTGACAATCATCGCGTTATTCTCCGCCCTGGTTGTACCCAGGATGCTGAACCAGGGGGACAGGGCCAGGGTTACTGCCGCCCACGCGCAGGTGAGCTCGTTCATGACGGCCCTGGGTGCCTATAAGCTCGATACCGGCAACTACCCCACCACCGAGATGGGCCTGCAGGCGCTACGCGTTCGCCCGCAAAACGTCAATCAGTGGCAGGGGCCTTATCTGCCGCAGGATATCCCGCTGGACCCCTGGAAGAACGCCTATATCTACAAGTTCCCTGGCGAGCACGAGCCGAGTGAACCCGAAATCATCAGCCTCGGCGCGGACGGGCAACCCGGCGGTGATGGAATCGCGGCCGACATCGTGAGCTGGAAGGCGCAGTAG
- a CDS encoding sigma-70 family RNA polymerase sigma factor, with the protein MIFREVEDRDLVLRARKGKVDAYNALVSRWETKMYNYLLRLTSHSEDAQDLCQDVFLKAYQHLAKLDDPARFGPWLYRIAHNEAMSHLRRQRPEDELVDQAVGVTPGRRMAPVEVTLAVESALARLSTEQREAVVLKIYEGFKFDEIAEILDCPASTIKSRVYTGLDLLKEILAPVVRGPVPGAE; encoded by the coding sequence TTGATATTCCGAGAAGTGGAAGACCGCGATCTGGTGCTGCGTGCCCGTAAGGGCAAGGTGGATGCCTATAACGCGCTCGTTTCCCGTTGGGAGACGAAGATGTACAACTACCTGTTGCGGCTCACCTCCCACTCGGAAGATGCCCAGGATCTCTGTCAGGACGTCTTTCTCAAGGCGTATCAACACCTTGCGAAGCTGGATGACCCGGCCCGGTTCGGCCCGTGGCTGTACCGCATCGCGCATAACGAGGCGATGAGCCACCTGCGGCGCCAGCGGCCGGAAGACGAACTGGTGGACCAGGCCGTGGGGGTGACTCCAGGGCGGCGGATGGCTCCGGTGGAAGTGACGCTGGCCGTGGAATCGGCGTTGGCTCGGCTGTCGACGGAGCAGCGCGAAGCGGTGGTTCTCAAGATTTACGAAGGGTTCAAGTTTGATGAGATCGCCGAGATTCTCGATTGTCCGGCGTCCACCATCAAGTCGCGGGTTTATACGGGTTTGGATTTGCTGAAGGAGATTCTGGCGCCGGTCGTTCGCGGGCCGGTTCCAGGAGCGGAGTGA
- a CDS encoding folylpolyglutamate synthase/dihydrofolate synthase family protein translates to MSTPYPDSVRFLYALGNEYKTIKLGLERILTILEALGSPHRSGQFIHVAGTNGKGSTCAMIESVLRRAGMRTGLYTSPHLVEPTERIRINGIPLSPREFTAAFTRVHETAERLLHDGAIDMHPTYFETVTAMAFVHFRDAGAQVTVLETGMGGRLDATNVVDPLLSVITPVDFDHEKFLGYAIPQIAGEKAGIIKPGRPVVVSRQHPEAMQVLEQRAAEVGAPLLRASDRRVDHLTVHAYGSRFHTGGFQVECPLIGAHQVENALTAVAALDALGYSPEQIAGGIQSTVWPGRLERVRQQPDLFLDGAHNPAGARALAGYLRHFHHGKRVWMVFGAMRDKDLHVIGPMLFPLASELIFTTPNQTRAFQAEEIREISGESRARVAPSPKDALALLDAAAPDDVLVLTGSLYLVGEVRGLLMG, encoded by the coding sequence CTGAGCACGCCGTACCCGGATTCCGTTCGATTCCTCTACGCCCTGGGCAACGAGTACAAGACCATCAAACTCGGCCTGGAGCGGATCCTTACTATCCTGGAGGCGCTCGGCAGCCCACACCGGTCCGGACAGTTCATCCACGTGGCGGGCACAAACGGCAAGGGCTCGACCTGCGCCATGATCGAGAGCGTCCTGCGCCGCGCCGGCATGCGCACCGGGCTCTACACTTCCCCGCATCTCGTTGAACCTACTGAGCGAATCCGCATCAACGGCATTCCGCTGTCGCCGCGGGAGTTCACCGCCGCCTTCACCCGGGTGCACGAAACAGCCGAGCGCCTGTTGCACGACGGCGCCATCGACATGCACCCCACCTATTTCGAGACGGTGACGGCCATGGCGTTCGTCCACTTCCGTGACGCAGGCGCCCAGGTCACCGTTCTCGAAACCGGCATGGGCGGCCGCCTGGATGCAACCAACGTCGTCGACCCGCTGCTGTCCGTCATCACACCAGTCGACTTCGACCACGAGAAGTTCCTCGGCTACGCCATTCCACAGATCGCCGGCGAAAAAGCCGGAATCATCAAGCCGGGCCGGCCCGTGGTGGTCTCCCGACAGCATCCGGAGGCGATGCAGGTACTGGAGCAGCGGGCGGCCGAGGTGGGGGCGCCGCTGTTACGGGCCTCAGACCGGCGGGTGGATCACCTGACGGTGCATGCTTATGGAAGTCGCTTCCACACCGGAGGCTTCCAGGTGGAATGCCCGTTGATCGGCGCCCACCAGGTGGAAAACGCCTTGACAGCCGTGGCGGCCCTCGATGCCCTCGGATACTCGCCCGAACAGATCGCCGGTGGGATCCAGTCCACCGTCTGGCCCGGCCGGCTCGAGCGCGTCCGGCAGCAGCCCGACCTGTTTCTCGACGGTGCGCACAACCCCGCCGGAGCCCGCGCCCTGGCCGGTTATCTACGCCATTTCCATCATGGCAAGCGCGTGTGGATGGTCTTCGGAGCCATGCGCGACAAGGACTTGCACGTCATTGGCCCCATGCTGTTCCCCTTGGCCAGCGAACTGATCTTCACCACGCCGAATCAAACCCGGGCTTTCCAGGCGGAGGAGATCCGCGAGATCTCAGGCGAATCGCGCGCCCGCGTCGCGCCCTCGCCCAAGGACGCATTGGCTCTGCTCGACGCCGCCGCGCCGGACGATGTCCTGGTGCTGACCGGCTCCCTCTATCTGGTGGGCGAGGTGCGCGGCCTGCTCATGGGATAA
- a CDS encoding YafY family protein, whose product MLQTSARLLRLLSLFQAKRYWSGADLCQRLEVTDRTLRRDVDRLRSLGYPVHSTSGAAGGYQLGSGAALPPLLLDDEEAVAVAVGLRTAATGSVAGIEESSVRALAKLEQVLPSRLRRRVAALNSFIVPLSKSGPTVDAGLLAALAASCRDHEVAGFSYRDHSGVESSRTVEPHRLVPTGFRWYLVAWDLVREDWRTFRVDRMGTKLTRGARFVGRQPPEGGYAAYVARSVSVGPHARQARVLLLAPLAKMAELIPPTFGGLEIVDDSSCLLITGAHSLAALAIHLALLGADFRILEPEELREQVLDLAARLGRAGQ is encoded by the coding sequence ATGCTGCAGACATCCGCGCGCTTGTTGAGGCTGCTATCTCTTTTCCAGGCCAAACGTTACTGGTCGGGCGCCGACCTCTGCCAGCGCCTGGAAGTGACAGACCGGACCCTGCGTCGCGATGTCGACCGCCTGCGCTCGCTGGGCTATCCGGTGCACTCGACCTCGGGTGCGGCCGGGGGCTACCAGTTGGGTTCCGGCGCGGCTCTGCCGCCGTTGTTGTTGGATGACGAGGAGGCGGTGGCCGTGGCGGTGGGGCTGCGGACGGCTGCCACGGGGTCGGTTGCCGGCATCGAGGAATCGTCGGTGCGAGCGTTGGCCAAGTTGGAGCAGGTTCTACCCAGCCGGCTGCGCCGCCGCGTGGCCGCGCTGAATTCCTTCATCGTGCCCTTGTCGAAATCCGGACCGACGGTGGACGCCGGGCTGCTGGCCGCGCTCGCAGCCAGTTGCCGTGACCACGAAGTGGCTGGCTTCTCCTACCGGGACCATTCAGGTGTCGAGAGCAGTAGAACCGTGGAGCCACATCGCCTGGTGCCGACCGGATTCCGGTGGTATCTGGTGGCTTGGGACTTGGTGAGGGAGGACTGGCGTACGTTCCGCGTGGACCGGATGGGTACGAAGTTGACTCGTGGAGCGCGTTTTGTGGGGCGTCAGCCGCCGGAGGGCGGGTATGCCGCCTATGTGGCGCGATCCGTGTCGGTTGGACCTCATGCCCGCCAGGCCCGGGTTCTGCTGCTCGCTCCTCTGGCGAAAATGGCGGAGCTGATTCCGCCGACTTTCGGAGGCTTGGAGATAGTGGACGACAGCTCGTGCCTGCTGATTACGGGCGCGCATTCCCTGGCGGCGCTGGCGATCCACCTGGCGTTGCTCGGGGCGGATTTCCGGATTCTGGAGCCGGAGGAGTTGCGGGAACAGGTGCTGGATCTGGCCGCCCGGCTAGGCCGGGCCGGCCAATGA
- a CDS encoding type II secretion system F family protein, whose amino-acid sequence MTTFHFRAVSSDGKARTGTLPAEDEKRVAQELRRQGLIPLYVGAAPQGRGDIKLPKLQFGRKRDVLFFTQELSTLLNAGVPLDRAIFITSELTEHAEFRGVVNDILRLVKGGKSLADSLAAKPEYFPAIYTNMVRAGEASGSLAAIFDRLAEYEKNRDELRGYIVSSMVYPALLTVVGFGSIATLLYYVVPKFAGAFATSNAHIPAMTQAMLDVSNFVRSWGPGLLLAAVLALAGFRYYIGTNDGRYWWDSFRLKLPVLGEAIRKEQTAQFTRAMGTLIANGVPLVQSLSISRGIMTNRRMSDALELIAQGIKRGEGISQPLVASGQFPPLTAHLISIGEETGRLDAMFLRAADIFDADTRVAIKRFTSLFEPLIILIMGVAVGSLILSMLLAITGINEMAM is encoded by the coding sequence ATGACCACCTTTCATTTCCGGGCTGTGAGCAGCGACGGCAAAGCGCGCACGGGCACGCTGCCGGCCGAGGATGAGAAGCGTGTCGCCCAGGAATTGCGCCGCCAGGGACTCATCCCGCTCTACGTCGGCGCCGCCCCTCAAGGCCGCGGGGATATCAAGCTGCCCAAGCTGCAGTTTGGACGGAAGCGCGACGTCCTCTTCTTTACACAGGAGCTCTCGACGCTGCTGAATGCCGGTGTCCCGCTGGACCGGGCCATCTTCATCACCAGCGAATTGACCGAACATGCCGAGTTTCGCGGCGTGGTCAACGACATCCTGCGTCTGGTGAAGGGCGGCAAATCGCTGGCCGACTCGCTGGCGGCCAAGCCGGAGTACTTCCCGGCCATTTACACGAATATGGTGCGAGCCGGTGAAGCGTCGGGCTCGCTGGCCGCGATCTTCGATCGTCTGGCCGAGTACGAGAAGAATCGGGACGAACTGCGCGGATACATCGTGAGCTCGATGGTCTATCCGGCGTTGTTGACTGTCGTGGGCTTCGGTTCCATTGCCACGCTGCTCTATTACGTCGTACCGAAGTTCGCGGGCGCATTCGCCACGTCGAATGCGCACATTCCTGCGATGACCCAGGCCATGCTCGACGTCAGCAATTTTGTGCGCAGCTGGGGCCCAGGGCTGCTGCTGGCCGCTGTCCTGGCCCTTGCAGGCTTCCGCTACTACATCGGAACGAATGATGGCCGGTACTGGTGGGACAGTTTTCGCCTGAAGCTGCCGGTGTTGGGCGAGGCGATACGCAAGGAGCAGACGGCGCAGTTTACCCGGGCCATGGGCACCCTGATCGCCAATGGTGTGCCGCTGGTACAAAGCCTGAGCATTTCACGTGGCATCATGACCAACCGCCGCATGTCGGACGCGCTGGAACTGATTGCCCAAGGCATCAAGCGAGGGGAAGGCATCTCACAGCCGCTGGTGGCCTCGGGGCAGTTTCCGCCGCTCACGGCTCACCTGATATCCATCGGCGAGGAGACGGGACGGCTGGACGCCATGTTTCTGCGCGCCGCCGATATTTTTGACGCTGATACGCGCGTTGCCATCAAGCGTTTCACGTCATTGTTCGAGCCTCTCATCATCCTCATCATGGGTGTGGCGGTGGGCTCTCTGATCCTCAGCATGCTGCTGGCGATTACCGGTATCAACGAAATGGCGATGTAA
- a CDS encoding ribulokinase, whose product MAIVAGVDFGTQSVRVSLFDSVRGRLGAAAAEYPVLRKREDPDFATQRHTDHMNALAEATRNALVAAGISGDLVGAIALDTTGSTVIPLGEGLQPLDDYYLWCDHRAKSEAAEITRHARESSLEALNWCGGVYSSEWGFSKLTHWLRHNPERRGAMVTAMEHCDLVAADLCGITDASEAPRSICAMGHKWMWNASLGGLPPEEFLVGVDPLLAGVRAKLGGRYRTSDVLAGYLSAPWAERLGLTAGIPIPVGAFDAHWDAIGAGIREGDVVNVVGTSTCMMAIAREVGLIPGVCGVVKGSIHPDYYGIEAGLSAVGDIFEAIARRAGSTVAELSQGLDSYKAGSTGLLRMTWDNGDRTVLVNADLGGVTLGWTLGTTPADELFAAIEGTAFHTRIILERMAGHGVTIHRVINGGGIPQKNATLNRVYANVFNKPVLVPAQEVTSLGSAIFAFMAAGAFATIDEAQAALCPTYHVIEPDPAEAAVYEQLFQLYQKLYFALGQPGSDAAAIGDVLPTLRKLRAS is encoded by the coding sequence ATGGCCATCGTAGCCGGAGTCGATTTCGGAACCCAGAGCGTCCGCGTTTCTTTGTTTGACAGCGTGCGCGGGCGGTTGGGGGCAGCCGCGGCGGAGTACCCGGTGCTGCGCAAGCGGGAGGATCCGGATTTTGCGACCCAACGTCATACAGACCACATGAATGCGCTTGCAGAAGCAACCCGGAACGCCCTGGTGGCGGCCGGTATCTCCGGCGATCTGGTGGGTGCCATTGCGCTGGACACCACGGGCTCCACCGTAATCCCGCTGGGCGAAGGTTTACAGCCGTTGGACGACTACTACCTTTGGTGCGATCACCGGGCGAAGAGCGAGGCGGCCGAGATCACGCGGCACGCTCGCGAATCGAGTCTGGAAGCGCTGAACTGGTGCGGTGGCGTGTACTCCTCCGAGTGGGGCTTTTCGAAACTGACGCACTGGCTGCGGCACAATCCGGAAAGGCGCGGTGCCATGGTGACGGCCATGGAGCATTGTGACCTGGTGGCCGCCGATCTCTGCGGCATCACCGACGCGAGCGAGGCTCCGCGCAGCATCTGCGCCATGGGTCACAAGTGGATGTGGAACGCTTCGTTGGGGGGATTGCCACCGGAAGAGTTTCTGGTGGGGGTCGATCCGCTGCTGGCTGGTGTGCGCGCGAAGTTGGGTGGGCGCTATCGGACTTCCGACGTGCTCGCGGGCTACCTCTCGGCACCCTGGGCGGAGAGGTTGGGACTCACGGCCGGCATTCCGATCCCCGTCGGCGCCTTTGACGCTCATTGGGACGCCATCGGCGCGGGCATTCGCGAAGGCGATGTCGTCAATGTGGTGGGCACCTCCACCTGCATGATGGCGATCGCCCGCGAGGTGGGTTTGATTCCCGGTGTGTGCGGTGTCGTCAAAGGCTCCATCCATCCTGACTACTACGGCATCGAGGCTGGGCTCTCCGCCGTCGGCGACATCTTCGAAGCTATCGCGCGCCGCGCCGGCTCCACAGTGGCGGAGCTTTCACAGGGCCTGGATTCCTACAAAGCCGGCTCGACGGGTCTGCTGCGAATGACCTGGGACAATGGCGACCGCACGGTGCTGGTGAATGCGGATCTGGGCGGCGTGACGCTCGGCTGGACGCTGGGCACCACTCCGGCCGATGAACTGTTCGCGGCGATCGAGGGAACAGCTTTCCACACGCGCATCATTCTGGAGCGGATGGCCGGCCATGGCGTGACCATTCACCGCGTCATTAACGGCGGCGGCATCCCGCAGAAGAACGCAACGCTCAATCGCGTCTACGCGAATGTGTTCAATAAGCCTGTTCTGGTGCCGGCACAGGAGGTGACCAGCCTCGGCTCGGCCATCTTCGCATTCATGGCCGCCGGAGCGTTCGCCACCATCGATGAGGCCCAGGCCGCGCTGTGCCCGACCTATCACGTCATTGAGCCTGATCCTGCTGAAGCAGCGGTCTACGAGCAGCTTTTCCAGCTCTATCAGAAGCTGTATTTCGCACTGGGCCAGCCGGGCTCGGACGCGGCGGCCATCGGCGACGTGCTGCCCACGCTGCGGAAGCTGCGAGCCAGCTAG